In Triticum urartu cultivar G1812 chromosome 6, Tu2.1, whole genome shotgun sequence, the following proteins share a genomic window:
- the LOC125516043 gene encoding uncharacterized protein LOC125516043 yields the protein MASMMGGDFVEAYVLKNAYKEKLRRMDQAEAAAALDSAKSSKDAAGAAGEKKEAGGASSRGGFFGLMKKKVHPKPKAAATSP from the coding sequence ATGGCGTCGATGATGGGAGGAGACTTCGTGGAGGCCTACGTGCTCAAGAACGCCTACAAGGAGAAGCTGAGGCGCATGGACCAAGCCGAAGCCGCCGCGGCGCTCGACAGCGCAAAGAGCAGCAAGGACGCCGCCGGGGCCGCTGGAGAGAAGAAGGAGGCTGGTGGTGCGAGCAGCAGGGGAGGATTCTTTGGCCTCATGAAGAAGAAGGTGCACCCCAAACCCAAGGCGGCGGCGACTTCCCCTTGA
- the LOC125516042 gene encoding uncharacterized protein LOC125516042: MASMMGGDFVEAYVLKNAYKEKLRRMDQAEAAAALDGAKSSKDAAGAAGEKKEAGGASSREGFFGLMKKKVHPKPKAAAAAATSS, encoded by the coding sequence ATGGCGTCCATGATGGGAGGAGACTTCGTGGAGGCCTACGTGCTCAAGAACGCCTACAAGGAGAAGCTGAGGCGCATGGACCAAGCCGAAGCCGCCGCGGCGCTCGACGGTGCAAAGAGCAGCAAGGACGCCGCCGGTGCCGCTGGAGAGAAGAAGGAGGCTGGTGGTGCGAGCAGCAGGGAAGGATTCTTTGGCCTCATGAAGAAGAAGGTGCACCCCAAACCcaaagcggcggcggcggcggccactTCCTCTTGA